Proteins from a single region of Carassius carassius chromosome 37, fCarCar2.1, whole genome shotgun sequence:
- the sox18 gene encoding transcription factor Sox-18 produces MNISESSCCQEASSQPSQVAERGTWGASSSTPGPDRGHGFDRSRTTELAPVPGSGTRTGSRTGAEARTGSPDSTRPGALTLGSSDGKSGGESRIRRPMNAFMVWAKDERKRLALQNPDLHNAVLSKMLGQSWKALSTLDKRPFVEEAERLRLQHLQDHPNYKYRPRRKKQPKKMKRVEPGLLLQGLAGGPGPGDAYSQHRHAHHLLPPLGHFRDLHHSGAPELESFGLPTPEMSPLDVLEEGGGDSVFFPPHMQEDVGLGSWINYHQHPNHQTGHHPHHNSHNLQHSHPHLNQKSPLACLPLQEKCLVVESTNPNSLYPNMSLPESSKAPHTPTPAGYYGQIYGSSQSQPAFTSHLGQLSPPPETSAVAQVAPPSLDAVDPLGPSVEFWGEVDRIEFDQYLSVNRTRLSRNATCEESSALISALSDASSAVYYSACITG; encoded by the exons ATGAATATATCTGAGTCTAGTTGCTGTCAAGAGGCCAGTTCTCAGCCCAGCCAGGTTGCGGAGCGTGGGACATGGGGTGCCTCCTCCAGCACTCCGGGCCCTGACCGGGGACATGGTTTTGACCGCAGCCGGACCACAGAGCTGGCTCCGGTGCCCGGCTCTGGAACACGGACGGGGTCCCGAACCGGAGCAGAGGCCAGGACAGGAAGTCCGGACTCAACCCGCCCTGGAGCTCTGACCCTGGGCTCCAGCGATGGAAAATCAGGGGGGGAGTCGAGGATCAGGAGGCCGATGAATGCCTTCATGGTGTGGGCTAAAGATGAGCGCAAACGTCTGGCCCTCCAGAACCCAGACCTGCATAACGCCGTGCTCAGTAAGATGCTGG GTCAATCCTGGAAGGCTCTAAGCACACTAGACAAGCGTCCGTTTGTGGAGGAAGCCGAACGACTCCGTTTGCAGCACCTCCAGGATCACCCGAACTACAAATACCGTCCTCGCCGCAAAAAACAGCCCAAGAAGATGAAACGTGTGGAACCGGGTTTGCTCCTCCAAGGCCTCGCTGGCGGCCCGGGACCAGGAGATGCTTACTCTCAACATCGCCATGCCCATCATCTACTGCCTCCTCTGGGACACTTCCGAGACCTCCACCACTCCGGAGCTCCGGAGCTGGAGAGTTTTGGCCTGCCAACGCCGGAGATGTCACCGCTGGACGTGTTGGAGGAGGGAGGCGGAGATTCTGTGTTTTTCCCCCCTCACATGCAGGAAGATGTGGGTCTGGGTTCGTGGATAAACTACCACCAACATCCAAACCATCAAACTGGCCACCACCCTCATCACAACTCCCATAACCTCCAGCATTCCCACCCACACCTCAACCAGAAGTCTCCACTGGCCTGCCTCCCGCTGCAGGAGAAATGCCTGGTTGTGGAGTCCACGAACCCTAACAGTCTCTACCCCAACATGAGCCTCCCTGAATCCTCCAAGGCTCCTCACACTCCCACACCTGCAGGCTATTACGGTCAGATATACGGGAGCAGTCAGTCCCAGCCCGCCTTCACCTCTCATCTGGGCCAGCTGTCTCCACCGCCCGAGACCTCGGCAGTCGCTCAGGTCGCTCCACCCTCTCTGGACGCTGTGGACCCGCTTGGACCCTCGGTCGAGTTCTGGGGCGAAGTGGACAGGATTGAGTTCGACCAATACCTGAGTGTGAACAGGACTCGATTGAGTAGGAACGCCACTTGCGAGGAGAGCAGCGCTTTGATATCAGCCCTGTCCGACGCCAGCAGCGCCGTCTACTACAGCGCATGCATTACGGGATAA